Proteins encoded in a region of the Manis javanica isolate MJ-LG chromosome 15, MJ_LKY, whole genome shotgun sequence genome:
- the LOC140846493 gene encoding killer cell lectin-like receptor subfamily F member 1 has protein sequence MQDEERYMTLNVELRKKISIQTTQLKLKDCSVMLHWYKILLGISGTVNAILVLTLISLTLLVSQGVLLKCQKGNDSNITQHDDIGNLKMNNDTRRNINDKDAGHCVSRATNYAGFCPSDWIKHKGKCYWFSKEMKNWSDSYGYCLGRNSHLLILQDQFEMAFIQRNLKQSNYVWIGLNFTSLKTTWTWVDGSPLDSKIFFIKGPAKENSCASTKENKIYSEACNSVFRWICQY, from the exons ATGCAAGATGAAGAAAGATATATGACATTGAATGTAGAGTTGAGGAAAAAGATTTCCATCCAAACAACCCAACTTAAATTAAAAG ACTGTTCTGTGATGTTGCACTGGTATAAAATCTTGCTGGGAATATCTGGAACAGTAAATGCTATTCTGGTTCTGACTTTGATCTCTCTGACTTTGTTGG TTTCTCAGGGAGTGTTGCTGAAATGTCAAAAAGGAAATGATTCAAATATCACCCAGCATGATGATATTGGAAATCTGAAAATGAACAAtgacacaagaagaaatataaatgataagGATGCAGGTCACTGTGTTTCAAGAGCTACAAATTATGCAG GGTTCTGCCCATCAGATTGGATCAAACATAAAGGAAAGTGTTATTGGTTCTCTAAGGAGATGAAGAATTGGAGTGACAGTTATGGATATTGTTTGGGAAGAAACTCTCATCTACTAATCCTTCAGGACCAATTTGAAATG GCTTTTATTCAGAGAAACCTAAAACAATCAAACTATGTGTGGATTGGACTTAACTTTACTTCCCTGAAGACGACATGGACTTGGGTGGATGGTTCTCCATTAGATTCAAAGAT aTTCTTCATAAAAGGACCAGCTAAAGAAAACAGCTGTGCTTccaccaaggaaaacaaaatttactCTGAAGCCTGTAACAGCGTTTTCAGATGGATTTGCCAATAttag